A genome region from Drosophila simulans strain w501 chromosome 2R, Prin_Dsim_3.1, whole genome shotgun sequence includes the following:
- the LOC6734812 gene encoding kinesin-like protein unc-104 isoform X6 — protein MSSVKVAVRVRPFNSREIARESKCIIEMAGATTAITNPKVPPNTSDSVKRFNFDYSYWSHDHHDADFSTQSMVYKDIGEEMLQHSFDGYNVCIFAYGQTGAGKSYTMMGRQEEQQEGIIPMICKDLFTRIQDTETDDLKYSVEVSYMEIYCERVRDLLNPKNKGNLRVREHPLLGPYVEDLSKLAVTDYQDIHDLIDEGNKARTVAATNMNETSSRSHAVFTIFFTQRRHDLMTNLTTEKVSKISLVDLAGSERADSTGAKGTRLKEGANINKSLTTLGKVISALAEVASKKKNAKKADFIPYRDSALTWLLRENLGGNSKTAMIAAISPADINYDETLSTLRYADRAKQIVCKAVVNEDANAKLIRELKEEIQKLRDLLKAEGIEVQEEDELTKSTVIKSPTKSRNRNGSTTEMAVDQLQASEKLIAELNETWEEKLKRTEEIRVQREAVFAEMGVAVKEDGITVGVFSPKKTPHLVNLNEDPNLSECLLYYIKEGLTRLGTHEANVPQDIQLSGSHILKEHCTFENKNSTVTLLPHKDAIIYVNGRKLVEPEVLKTGSRVILGKNHVFRFTNPEQARELRDKIETENEAENEVEKTDTQQVDWNFAQCELLEKQGIDLKAEMKKRLDNLEEQYKREKLQADQQFEEQRKTYEARIDALQKQVEEQSMTMSMYSSYSPEDFHQEEDVYTNPMYESCWTAREAGLAAWAFRKWRYHQFTSLRDDLWGNAIFLKEANAISVELKKKVQFQFTLLTDTLYSPLPPELASTVAPLHQEDEFGAPPVSKTLVAVEVTDTKNGATHHWSLEKLRYRLELMRQIYNVESPPSSMLFDTSGMEALSGWIAPPSQHPGQQAQLLPVEPPVESERGRLTLANLIPSRQRLELMREMYHNEAEMSPTSPDYNVESLTGGDPFYDRFPWFRMVGRSFIYLSNLLYPVPLVHKVAIVNERGDVRGYLRIAVQPVLDEESIDFNNGVKQSARLVFNEDDAKPKYRALNEKDDVQRYIDNGGLDSKLEELEDVDSGRGIDSNSASECHENSEEPGEHLQVGKEFTFRVTVLQATGIGAEYADIFCQFNFLHRHEEAFSTEPVKNSASGAPLGFYHVQNITVPVTKSFIEYLKTQPIMFKIFGHYQTHPLHKDAKQEFVSRPPPRRMLPPSIPISQPVRSPKFGPLPCAPTSTVLAKHDVLVWFEICELAPNGEYVPSVVEHSDDLPCRGLFLLHQGIQRRIRITIVHEPTTEVKWKDINELVVGRIRNTPESSDEQDEDACVLSLGLFPGEALEVPGDDRSFYRFEAAWDSSLHNSALLNRVSQGGETIYITLSAYLELENCARPAIITKDLSMVIYGRDARTGPRSLKHLFSGQYRNPEANRLTGVYELALRRASEAGSPGVQRRQRRVLDTSSTYVRGEENLHGWRPRGDSLIFDHQWELEKLTRLEEVGRMRHLLLLRERLGMDTNPNPTTKTEKDVCNLAARAATSPVHMVIPQSPQTPVKDPQQIIPEREYNQREQDLMLKCLKLVQGRYTKSEANDTQTQSDVSPSDEGCADMTVSCISSNSMENNKFVIRRRLCSPDRADAPNGWEAPAPATQPALPLRLYVPELEEIRVSPVVARKGLLNVLEHGGSGWKKRWVIVRRPYVFIYRSEKDPVERAVLNLATAHVECSEDQAAMVKIPNTFSVVTKHRGYLLQTLGDKEVHDWLYAINPLLAGQIKSRLARRTLEPASQTASQIQATNAANANSASK, from the exons ATGTCGTCGGTTAAGGTGGCGGTGCGAGTGCGCCCCTTCAACTCGCGCGAAATAGCCAGGGAGTCGAAATGCATCATCGAGATGGCAGGAGCCACAACGG CCATCACCAATCCAAAGGTGCCGCCCAACACAAGCGATTCAGTAAAGCGCTTCAACTTTGACTACTCTTACTGGTCACATGAT CACCACGATGCCGATTTCTCCACACAATCGATGGTGTACAAGGACATTGGCGAGGAGATGTTGCAGCACTCCTTCGATGGATACAATGTCTGTATCTTTGCCTACGGCCAGACTGGAGCTGGAAAGTCGTATACCATGATGGGCaggcaggaggagcagcaagAGGGCATAATACCCATGATATGCAAGGATCTGTTCACTCGCATACAGGATACTGAGACCGATGATCTCAAGTACTCG GTTGAGGTGTCCTATATGGAAATCTATTGCGAGCGAGTCAGGGATCTACTGAATCCGAAAAACAAGGGCAATCTGCGTGTGAGGGAGCATCCTCTTCTGGGTCCCTATGTAGAGGATCTGTCCAAACTGGCCGTTACCGATTACCAGGACATTCACGATCTCATTGATGAAGGCAACAAAGCTCG AACTGTGGCAGCCACTAACATGAACGAAACCAGTTCCCGCTCTCATGCCGTCTTTACAATCTTCTTTACCCAACGTCGTCATGATCTGATGACCAATTTGACCACAGAAAAGGTATCCAAGATTAGCTTGGTGGACTTGGCCGGGTCGGAACGAGCGGATTCCACTGGTGCCAAGGGCACCCGCTTGAAGGAGGGAGCCAACATTAACAAGTCCTTGACCACATTGGGCAAAGTTATCTCAGCTTTGGCGGAAGTG GCTTCCAAGAAAAAGAACGCCAAGAAGGCAGATTTTATTCCGTACCGTGATTCGGCCTTGACCTGGCTGTTACGTGAAAACTTGGGAGGAAACTCGAAGACGGCTATGATTGCAGCTATCTCGCCAGCAGATATTAACTACGATGAAACCCTCAGCACACTGCG CTATGCGGATCGTGCCaagcaaattgtttgcaaGGCTGTGGTCAATGAAGATGCCAATGCCAAGCTGATTCGCGAACTCAAGGAGGAGATCCAGAAGCTGCGGGATTTACTCAAAGCCGAGGGCATTGAAGTGCAGGAAG AGGATGAGCTCACCAAGTCCACGGTGATCAAGTCGCCCACTAAGTCACGTAATCGCAATGGATCCACAACGGAGATGGCTGTGGATCAGCTGCAGGCCAGCGAGAAACTCATTGCAG AACTCAACGAGACCTGGGAGGAGAAACTTAAGCGCACCGAGGAGATTCGCGTGCAGCGAGAGGCGGTCTTCGCCgaaatgggcgtggctgttAAGGAAGATGGCATAACAGTTGGCGTATTCTCGCCCAAGAAGACTCCGCATTTGGTCAACCTAAACGAGGATCCCAATCTGTCTGAGTGTCTGCTTTACTACATCAAGGAGGGTCTAACTCGGCTGGGTACCCATGAAGCAAATGTGCCTCAGGACATTCAGCTCTCCGGATCGCACATCCTCAAGGAGCACTGCACCTTTGAGAACAAGAACAGCACGGTGACCCTGCTGCCGCACAAGGATGCCATTATCTATGTAAATGGACGCAAGCTGGTTGAGCCGGAGGTTCTTAAGACCGGCTCTCGCGTGATTCTCGGAAAGAACCACGTGTTCCGCTTTACAAATCCTGAACAGGCACGCGAATTGCGGGATAAGATCGAGACCGAAAATGAGGCTGAGAACGAAGTAGAGAAGACAGACACCCAGCAGGTGGACTGGAACTTTGCCCAGTGCGAATTGCTCGAGAAGCAAGGCATTGATCTCAAAGCTGAAATGAAGAAGCGTTTGGACAACTTGGAGGAACAATACAAGCGGGAGAAACTTCAGGCCGATCAGCAGTTCGAGGAGCAGCGCAAAACGTACGAGGCTCGCATCGATGCTTTGCAGAAACAGGTGGAGGAGCAATCCATGACCATGTCCATGTACAGCAGCTACTCGCCGGAGGATTTCCACCAGGAGGAGGACGTCTACA CCAATCCTATGTACGAGTCCTGCTGGACAGCAAGAGAGGCTGGCTTGGCTGCCTGGGCTTTCCGCAAGTGGCGTTACCACCAATTCACCTCCTTGCGAGACGATCTCTGGGGCAATGCTATATTCCTTAAGGAAGCCAATGCCATTTCCGTTGAGTTGAAGAAGAAG GTACAATTCCAATTTACTCTCTTGACCGACACCTTGTACTCCCCTTTGCCGCCTGAGCTGGCCTCCACTGTGGCTCCTTTGCATCAGGAGGATGAGTTCGGAGCTCCACCTGTCTCTAAGACCCTGGTGGCCGTCGAAGTTACCGATACTAAGAACGGAGCCACTCATCACTGGTCTCTGGAAAAGTTACG CTATCGCCTCGAGCTGATGAGACAAATATACAATGTCGAGAGCCCACCATCGTCCATGCTGTTCGATACGTCCGGCATGGAGGCATTGAGCGGATGGATCGCACCACCCAGCCAACATCCTGGCCAGCAGGCGCAGCTGCTCCCAGTGGAGCCACCAGTCGAAAGCGAACGGGGCCGTCTCACATTGGCCAATCTGATACCTTCTAG GCAACGTTTGGAGCTGATGCGCGAGATGTACCACAACGAAGCCGAAATGAGTCCCACTTCACCGGATTATAATGTGGAGAGCCTCACTGGTGGAGATCCCTTCTACGATCGCTTCCCCTGGTTCCGCATGGTGGGTCGCTCCTTCATCTATCTGAGCAACCTGCTCTACCCAGTGCCATTGGTCCACAAGGTGGCCATTGTCAATGAACGCGGAGATGTGCGTGGCTACCTAAGGATTGCTGTGCAGCCCGTTCTGGATGAGGAGTCCATTGATTTCAATAATGGTGTCAAGCAGTCAGCTCGCTTGGTTTTCAATGAGGATGATGCCAAGCCCAAGTACCGAGCTCTCAATGAAAAGGATGATGTGCAGCGCTATATTGACAATGGTGGTTTGGACAGCAAGTTGGAGG AACTTGAGGATGTGGACTCTGGTCGTGGCATTGACTCTAACTCCGCATCCGAGTGCCACGAAAATTCGGAGGAGCCTGGCGAGCACCTGCAGGTGGGCAAGGAGTTCACCTTCCGGGTCACTGTTCTCCAGGCCACTGGTATTGGGGCTGAATATGCCGATATCTTCTGCCAGTTCAA CTTTTTGCATCGTCATGAGGAGGCGTTCTCCACCGAACCCGTCAAGAATTCGGCATCTGGTGCTCCTCTAGGCTTCTACCATGTGCAGAAC ATAACTGTACCCGTAACCAAATCTTTCATCGAGTATTTGAAGACCCAACCCATAATGTTCAAGATCTTTGGGCACTACCAGACGCACCCATTGCATAAGGATGCCAAACAGGAGTTCGTTTCCCGGCCACCACCACGACGCATGTTGCCACCGAGCATACCGATCAGTCAGCCAGTGCGTAGTCCCAAGTTTGGACCACTACCTTGTGCACCCACGTCTACGGTTTTGGCTAAGCACGATGTTCTGGTTTGGTTTGAAATCTGTGAATTGGCTCCCAATGGAGAATATGTGCCATCG GTAGTGGAGCACAGCGATGATCTTCCCTGCCGCGGACTGTTCCTCTTGCATCAGGGCATCCAGCGGCGCATTCGTATTACTATTGTACATGAGCCCACAACCGAAGTGAAGTGGAAGGACATCAATGAGTTGGTGGTTGGACGTATCCGCAATACTCCGGAGTCATCCGATGAGCAGGACGAAGACGCCTGTGTCTTATCATTGGGCTTGTTCCCAGGCGAGGCTTTGGAGGTGCCCGGAGATGATAGATCGTTCTACCGTTTTGAGGCTGCCTGGGACTCTAGTCTGCACAACTCAGCACTGCTCAACCGCGTTTCTCAAGGCGGTGAGACCATCTACATCACCCTGAGCGCTTACTTGGAG CTGGAGAACTGCGCCCGCCCGGCCATAATTACCAAGGACCTGAGCATGGTAATCTATGGACGCGACGCCCGTACCGGACCGCGCTCCCTGAAGCACCTGTTTTCGGGACAGTACCGAAATCCGGAGGCCAATCGCCTCACCGGGGTTTACGAGCTAGCACTGCGCAGAGCATCCGAAGCAGGTAGTCCAG GTGTACAAAGGCGTCAACGTCGAGTGCTGGACACCAGCTCTACTTATGTGCGCGGCGAGGAGAATCTTCACGGCTGGAGGCCAAGGGGTGACTCCCTGATCTTCGACCACCAGTGGGAGCTGGAGAAACTCACCAGACTTGAAGAGGTTGGTCGCATGCGGCACTTGCTTCTGCTGCGCGAACGTCTGGGCATGGACACCAACCCGAATCCGACCACCAAGACCGAGAAGGATGTATGCAATCTAGCTGCTCGGGCAGCCACATCACCCGTACATATGGTCATTCCACAATCGCCGCAAACTCCGGTCAAGGACCCACAGCAAATCATTCCAGAACGCGAGTACAACCAACGAGAGCAGGATCTCATGCTTAAGTGCTTAAAGTTGGTGCAGG GACGCTATACTAAGAGCGAGGCCAACGATACGCAAACTCAGTCGGATGTTTCTCCTAGCGATGAGGGATGTGCCGACATGACCGTCAGCTGCATCTCCAGCAATTCCATGGA aaacaacaaatttgtaATTCGACGCAG ATTATGTTCACCGGATCGAGCTGATGCTCCCAACGGCTGGGAGGCACCTGCTCCGGCTACTCAGCCGGCTCTTCCCCTCCGTCTCTATGTGCCGGAACTGGAGGAGATTCGCGTGAGTCCTGTGGTGGCCCGCAAGGGTCTGTTGAATGTCCTGGAGCACGGCGGTTCCGGCTGGAAGAAGCGCTGGGTG ATCGTCCGTCGTCCTTACGTGTTTATCTACCGCTCGGAGAAGGATCCCGTTGAACGGGCTGTCCTCAATCTGGCCACTGCGCATGTGGAGTGCAGCGAGGACCAGGCGGCCATGGTCAAGATACCCAACACATTCAG TGTGGTGACCAAGCATCGTGGCTATCTGCTGCAGACCCTTGGTGACAAGGAAGTACACGACTGGCTGTATGCTATCAACCCATTGCTTGCTGGGCAGATAAA atCCCGCCTGGCACGACGGACCTTAGAGCCTGCTAGCCAGACGGCTTCCCAGATCCAGGCCACCAATGCGGCGAACGCCAACAGTGCGAGCAAATGA
- the LOC6734812 gene encoding kinesin-like protein unc-104 isoform X2 — protein sequence MSSVKVAVRVRPFNSREIARESKCIIEMAGATTAITNPKVPPNTSDSVKRFNFDYSYWSHDHHDADFSTQSMVYKDIGEEMLQHSFDGYNVCIFAYGQTGAGKSYTMMGRQEEQQEGIIPMICKDLFTRIQDTETDDLKYSVEVSYMEIYCERVRDLLNPKNKGNLRVREHPLLGPYVEDLSKLAVTDYQDIHDLIDEGNKARTVAATNMNETSSRSHAVFTIFFTQRRHDLMTNLTTEKVSKISLVDLAGSERADSTGAKGTRLKEGANINKSLTTLGKVISALAEVASKKKNAKKADFIPYRDSALTWLLRENLGGNSKTAMIAAISPADINYDETLSTLRYADRAKQIVCKAVVNEDANAKLIRELKEEIQKLRDLLKAEGIEVQEGPDGKVVCEKRDANKDELTKSTVIKSPTKSRNRNGSTTEMAVDQLQASEKLIAELNETWEEKLKRTEEIRVQREAVFAEMGVAVKEDGITVGVFSPKKTPHLVNLNEDPNLSECLLYYIKEGLTRLGTHEANVPQDIQLSGSHILKEHCTFENKNSTVTLLPHKDAIIYVNGRKLVEPEVLKTGSRVILGKNHVFRFTNPEQARELRDKIETENEAENEVEKTDTQQVDWNFAQCELLEKQGIDLKAEMKKRLDNLEEQYKREKLQADQQFEEQRKTYEARIDALQKQVEEQSMTMSMYSSYSPEDFHQEEDVYTNPMYESCWTAREAGLAAWAFRKWRYHQFTSLRDDLWGNAIFLKEANAISVELKKKVQFQFTLLTDTLYSPLPPELASTVAPLHQEDEFGAPPVSKTLVAVEVTDTKNGATHHWSLEKLRYRLELMRQIYNVESPPSSMLFDTSGMEALSGWIAPPSQHPGQQAQLLPVEPPVESERGRLTLANLIPSRQRLELMREMYHNEAEMSPTSPDYNVESLTGGDPFYDRFPWFRMVGRSFIYLSNLLYPVPLVHKVAIVNERGDVRGYLRIAVQPVLDEESIDFNNGVKQSARLVFNEDDAKPKYRALNEKDDVQRYIDNGGLDSKLEELEDVDSGRGIDSNSASECHENSEEPGEHLQVGKEFTFRVTVLQATGIGAEYADIFCQFNFLHRHEEAFSTEPVKNSASGAPLGFYHVQNITVPVTKSFIEYLKTQPIMFKIFGHYQTHPLHKDAKQEFVSRPPPRRMLPPSIPISQPVRSPKFGPLPCAPTSTVLAKHDVLVWFEICELAPNGEYVPSVVEHSDDLPCRGLFLLHQGIQRRIRITIVHEPTTEVKWKDINELVVGRIRNTPESSDEQDEDACVLSLGLFPGEALEVPGDDRSFYRFEAAWDSSLHNSALLNRVSQGGETIYITLSAYLELENCARPAIITKDLSMVIYGRDARTGPRSLKHLFSGQYRNPEANRLTGVYELALRRASEAGSPGVQRRQRRVLDTSSTYVRGEENLHGWRPRGDSLIFDHQWELEKLTRLEEVGRMRHLLLLRERLGMDTNPNPTTKTEKDVCNLAARAATSPVHMVIPQSPQTPVKDPQQIIPEREYNQREQDLMLKCLKLVQGRYTKSEANDTQTQSDVSPSDEGCADMTVSCISSNSMENNKFVIRRRLCSPDRADAPNGWEAPAPATQPALPLRLYVPELEEIRVSPVVARKGLLNVLEHGGSGWKKRWVIVRRPYVFIYRSEKDPVERAVLNLATAHVECSEDQAAMVKIPNTFSVVTKHRGYLLQTLGDKEVHDWLYAINPLLAGQIKSRLARRTLEPASQTASQIQATNAANANSASK from the exons ATGTCGTCGGTTAAGGTGGCGGTGCGAGTGCGCCCCTTCAACTCGCGCGAAATAGCCAGGGAGTCGAAATGCATCATCGAGATGGCAGGAGCCACAACGG CCATCACCAATCCAAAGGTGCCGCCCAACACAAGCGATTCAGTAAAGCGCTTCAACTTTGACTACTCTTACTGGTCACATGAT CACCACGATGCCGATTTCTCCACACAATCGATGGTGTACAAGGACATTGGCGAGGAGATGTTGCAGCACTCCTTCGATGGATACAATGTCTGTATCTTTGCCTACGGCCAGACTGGAGCTGGAAAGTCGTATACCATGATGGGCaggcaggaggagcagcaagAGGGCATAATACCCATGATATGCAAGGATCTGTTCACTCGCATACAGGATACTGAGACCGATGATCTCAAGTACTCG GTTGAGGTGTCCTATATGGAAATCTATTGCGAGCGAGTCAGGGATCTACTGAATCCGAAAAACAAGGGCAATCTGCGTGTGAGGGAGCATCCTCTTCTGGGTCCCTATGTAGAGGATCTGTCCAAACTGGCCGTTACCGATTACCAGGACATTCACGATCTCATTGATGAAGGCAACAAAGCTCG AACTGTGGCAGCCACTAACATGAACGAAACCAGTTCCCGCTCTCATGCCGTCTTTACAATCTTCTTTACCCAACGTCGTCATGATCTGATGACCAATTTGACCACAGAAAAGGTATCCAAGATTAGCTTGGTGGACTTGGCCGGGTCGGAACGAGCGGATTCCACTGGTGCCAAGGGCACCCGCTTGAAGGAGGGAGCCAACATTAACAAGTCCTTGACCACATTGGGCAAAGTTATCTCAGCTTTGGCGGAAGTG GCTTCCAAGAAAAAGAACGCCAAGAAGGCAGATTTTATTCCGTACCGTGATTCGGCCTTGACCTGGCTGTTACGTGAAAACTTGGGAGGAAACTCGAAGACGGCTATGATTGCAGCTATCTCGCCAGCAGATATTAACTACGATGAAACCCTCAGCACACTGCG CTATGCGGATCGTGCCaagcaaattgtttgcaaGGCTGTGGTCAATGAAGATGCCAATGCCAAGCTGATTCGCGAACTCAAGGAGGAGATCCAGAAGCTGCGGGATTTACTCAAAGCCGAGGGCATTGAAGTGCAGGAAG GACCCGATGGCAAAGTGGTGTGTGAGAAGCGCGATGCGAATA AGGATGAGCTCACCAAGTCCACGGTGATCAAGTCGCCCACTAAGTCACGTAATCGCAATGGATCCACAACGGAGATGGCTGTGGATCAGCTGCAGGCCAGCGAGAAACTCATTGCAG AACTCAACGAGACCTGGGAGGAGAAACTTAAGCGCACCGAGGAGATTCGCGTGCAGCGAGAGGCGGTCTTCGCCgaaatgggcgtggctgttAAGGAAGATGGCATAACAGTTGGCGTATTCTCGCCCAAGAAGACTCCGCATTTGGTCAACCTAAACGAGGATCCCAATCTGTCTGAGTGTCTGCTTTACTACATCAAGGAGGGTCTAACTCGGCTGGGTACCCATGAAGCAAATGTGCCTCAGGACATTCAGCTCTCCGGATCGCACATCCTCAAGGAGCACTGCACCTTTGAGAACAAGAACAGCACGGTGACCCTGCTGCCGCACAAGGATGCCATTATCTATGTAAATGGACGCAAGCTGGTTGAGCCGGAGGTTCTTAAGACCGGCTCTCGCGTGATTCTCGGAAAGAACCACGTGTTCCGCTTTACAAATCCTGAACAGGCACGCGAATTGCGGGATAAGATCGAGACCGAAAATGAGGCTGAGAACGAAGTAGAGAAGACAGACACCCAGCAGGTGGACTGGAACTTTGCCCAGTGCGAATTGCTCGAGAAGCAAGGCATTGATCTCAAAGCTGAAATGAAGAAGCGTTTGGACAACTTGGAGGAACAATACAAGCGGGAGAAACTTCAGGCCGATCAGCAGTTCGAGGAGCAGCGCAAAACGTACGAGGCTCGCATCGATGCTTTGCAGAAACAGGTGGAGGAGCAATCCATGACCATGTCCATGTACAGCAGCTACTCGCCGGAGGATTTCCACCAGGAGGAGGACGTCTACA CCAATCCTATGTACGAGTCCTGCTGGACAGCAAGAGAGGCTGGCTTGGCTGCCTGGGCTTTCCGCAAGTGGCGTTACCACCAATTCACCTCCTTGCGAGACGATCTCTGGGGCAATGCTATATTCCTTAAGGAAGCCAATGCCATTTCCGTTGAGTTGAAGAAGAAG GTACAATTCCAATTTACTCTCTTGACCGACACCTTGTACTCCCCTTTGCCGCCTGAGCTGGCCTCCACTGTGGCTCCTTTGCATCAGGAGGATGAGTTCGGAGCTCCACCTGTCTCTAAGACCCTGGTGGCCGTCGAAGTTACCGATACTAAGAACGGAGCCACTCATCACTGGTCTCTGGAAAAGTTACG CTATCGCCTCGAGCTGATGAGACAAATATACAATGTCGAGAGCCCACCATCGTCCATGCTGTTCGATACGTCCGGCATGGAGGCATTGAGCGGATGGATCGCACCACCCAGCCAACATCCTGGCCAGCAGGCGCAGCTGCTCCCAGTGGAGCCACCAGTCGAAAGCGAACGGGGCCGTCTCACATTGGCCAATCTGATACCTTCTAG GCAACGTTTGGAGCTGATGCGCGAGATGTACCACAACGAAGCCGAAATGAGTCCCACTTCACCGGATTATAATGTGGAGAGCCTCACTGGTGGAGATCCCTTCTACGATCGCTTCCCCTGGTTCCGCATGGTGGGTCGCTCCTTCATCTATCTGAGCAACCTGCTCTACCCAGTGCCATTGGTCCACAAGGTGGCCATTGTCAATGAACGCGGAGATGTGCGTGGCTACCTAAGGATTGCTGTGCAGCCCGTTCTGGATGAGGAGTCCATTGATTTCAATAATGGTGTCAAGCAGTCAGCTCGCTTGGTTTTCAATGAGGATGATGCCAAGCCCAAGTACCGAGCTCTCAATGAAAAGGATGATGTGCAGCGCTATATTGACAATGGTGGTTTGGACAGCAAGTTGGAGG AACTTGAGGATGTGGACTCTGGTCGTGGCATTGACTCTAACTCCGCATCCGAGTGCCACGAAAATTCGGAGGAGCCTGGCGAGCACCTGCAGGTGGGCAAGGAGTTCACCTTCCGGGTCACTGTTCTCCAGGCCACTGGTATTGGGGCTGAATATGCCGATATCTTCTGCCAGTTCAA CTTTTTGCATCGTCATGAGGAGGCGTTCTCCACCGAACCCGTCAAGAATTCGGCATCTGGTGCTCCTCTAGGCTTCTACCATGTGCAGAAC ATAACTGTACCCGTAACCAAATCTTTCATCGAGTATTTGAAGACCCAACCCATAATGTTCAAGATCTTTGGGCACTACCAGACGCACCCATTGCATAAGGATGCCAAACAGGAGTTCGTTTCCCGGCCACCACCACGACGCATGTTGCCACCGAGCATACCGATCAGTCAGCCAGTGCGTAGTCCCAAGTTTGGACCACTACCTTGTGCACCCACGTCTACGGTTTTGGCTAAGCACGATGTTCTGGTTTGGTTTGAAATCTGTGAATTGGCTCCCAATGGAGAATATGTGCCATCG GTAGTGGAGCACAGCGATGATCTTCCCTGCCGCGGACTGTTCCTCTTGCATCAGGGCATCCAGCGGCGCATTCGTATTACTATTGTACATGAGCCCACAACCGAAGTGAAGTGGAAGGACATCAATGAGTTGGTGGTTGGACGTATCCGCAATACTCCGGAGTCATCCGATGAGCAGGACGAAGACGCCTGTGTCTTATCATTGGGCTTGTTCCCAGGCGAGGCTTTGGAGGTGCCCGGAGATGATAGATCGTTCTACCGTTTTGAGGCTGCCTGGGACTCTAGTCTGCACAACTCAGCACTGCTCAACCGCGTTTCTCAAGGCGGTGAGACCATCTACATCACCCTGAGCGCTTACTTGGAG CTGGAGAACTGCGCCCGCCCGGCCATAATTACCAAGGACCTGAGCATGGTAATCTATGGACGCGACGCCCGTACCGGACCGCGCTCCCTGAAGCACCTGTTTTCGGGACAGTACCGAAATCCGGAGGCCAATCGCCTCACCGGGGTTTACGAGCTAGCACTGCGCAGAGCATCCGAAGCAGGTAGTCCAG GTGTACAAAGGCGTCAACGTCGAGTGCTGGACACCAGCTCTACTTATGTGCGCGGCGAGGAGAATCTTCACGGCTGGAGGCCAAGGGGTGACTCCCTGATCTTCGACCACCAGTGGGAGCTGGAGAAACTCACCAGACTTGAAGAGGTTGGTCGCATGCGGCACTTGCTTCTGCTGCGCGAACGTCTGGGCATGGACACCAACCCGAATCCGACCACCAAGACCGAGAAGGATGTATGCAATCTAGCTGCTCGGGCAGCCACATCACCCGTACATATGGTCATTCCACAATCGCCGCAAACTCCGGTCAAGGACCCACAGCAAATCATTCCAGAACGCGAGTACAACCAACGAGAGCAGGATCTCATGCTTAAGTGCTTAAAGTTGGTGCAGG GACGCTATACTAAGAGCGAGGCCAACGATACGCAAACTCAGTCGGATGTTTCTCCTAGCGATGAGGGATGTGCCGACATGACCGTCAGCTGCATCTCCAGCAATTCCATGGA aaacaacaaatttgtaATTCGACGCAG ATTATGTTCACCGGATCGAGCTGATGCTCCCAACGGCTGGGAGGCACCTGCTCCGGCTACTCAGCCGGCTCTTCCCCTCCGTCTCTATGTGCCGGAACTGGAGGAGATTCGCGTGAGTCCTGTGGTGGCCCGCAAGGGTCTGTTGAATGTCCTGGAGCACGGCGGTTCCGGCTGGAAGAAGCGCTGGGTG ATCGTCCGTCGTCCTTACGTGTTTATCTACCGCTCGGAGAAGGATCCCGTTGAACGGGCTGTCCTCAATCTGGCCACTGCGCATGTGGAGTGCAGCGAGGACCAGGCGGCCATGGTCAAGATACCCAACACATTCAG TGTGGTGACCAAGCATCGTGGCTATCTGCTGCAGACCCTTGGTGACAAGGAAGTACACGACTGGCTGTATGCTATCAACCCATTGCTTGCTGGGCAGATAAA atCCCGCCTGGCACGACGGACCTTAGAGCCTGCTAGCCAGACGGCTTCCCAGATCCAGGCCACCAATGCGGCGAACGCCAACAGTGCGAGCAAATGA